The Linepithema humile isolate Giens D197 chromosome 7, Lhum_UNIL_v1.0, whole genome shotgun sequence genome has a window encoding:
- the emb gene encoding exportin-1, with protein MATLNDQASKLLDFNQKLDITLLDNIVGCMYTGIGEQQRLAQEVLTTLKEHPNAWTRVDTILEYSQNQQTKYYGLQILEQVIKTRWKVLPRNQCEGIKKYIVGLIIKTSSDAETMEVSKVYLNKLNMILVQVLKREWPKNWESFISDIVGASKTNESLCQNNMVILKLLSEEVFDFSSGQMTQTKAKHLKDTMCSEFSQIFQLCQFVLDNSQNVPLVAVTLETLLRFLNWIPLGYIFETKLITTLIFKFLNVPIFRNVTLKCLTEIAAVNATVPNYDDMFVVLFINTMQQLELMLALDTNIRDAYALGQDQEQNFIQNLAMFLCTYLKEHGELIERKQLNDTLVKSLHYLVLISEVEEVEIFKICLEYWNGLAADLYKENPFVTSSPLFMSKNMTIPPRRVFYGPVLTKVRYIMISRMAKPEEVLVVENENGEVVREFMKDTDSINLYKNMRETLVYLTHLDYVDTERVMTEKLQNQVNGTEWSWKNLNTLCWAIGSISGAMHEEDEKRFLVTVIKDLLGLCEQKKGKDNKAIIASNIMYVVGQYPRFLRAHWKFLKTVVNKLFEFMHETHDGVQDMACDTFIKIALKCRRHFVTVQLGEAMPFIEEILSTISTIICDLQTEQVHTFYEAVGYMISAQADNVVQEQLIEKYMLLPNQVWDDIISQASKNVDVLKDQEAVKQLASILKTNVRACKALGHPYVIQLGKIYLDMLNVYKVMSENISAAIAVNGEIVMKQPLIKSMRVVKKETLKLISDWVSRTSDHQMVLENFIPPLLDAVLLDYQKTNVHCAREPEVLSAMATIVNKLEAHITSEVPKIFDAVFECTLEMINKDFEEFPEHRTNFFLLLQAVNVHCFPAFLSIPPAQFKLVLDSIIWAFKHTMRNVADTGLQILYQLLLNIEQHEQAGQSFYQTYFTDILQHIFSVVTDTSHTAGLTMHATILAYMFTLIERGKIQVPLGPVPDNTLYIQEFVARLLRAAFPHLTDNQIKITVQGLFHLNHDITAFKEHLRDFLVQIKEYTGEDDSELYLEERETALRLAQEEKRRQQMAVPGILNPHEMPEEMQD; from the exons ATGGCAACTTTGAATGATCAAGCTTCTAAATTATTGGACTTCAATCAGAAATTGGATATAACACTTCTCGACAATATAGTAGGATGTATGTATACTGGTATAGGAGAGCAACAGAGACTTGCCCAAGAAGTGTTAACAACTCTTAAAGAACATCCAAATGCTTGGACACGGGTAGATACCATTTTAGAGTATTCACAG AATCAACAAACGAAATATTATGGCTTGCAAATATTGGAGCAAGTTATAAAGACAAGATGGAAAGTATTACCAAGAAATCAGTGCGaaggtataaaaaaatacattgtagGCCTTATCATAAAAACGAGCAGTGATGCAGAAACAATGGAAGTTTCAAAAGTTTATCTCAACAAGCTTAACATGATACTTGTACAA GTACTAAAGCGTGAATGGCCCAAAAATTGGGAATCTTTTATCAGCGATATTGTTGGTGCGAGTAAAACTAATGAGAGTCTTTGTCAAAACAACATGGTCATCTTAAAGCTTTTATCAGAGGAAGTATTTGACTTTTCTAGTGGTCAAATGACTCAAACAAAGGCGAAACATTTGAAAGATACAATGTGCAGCGAGTTTTCGCAAATATTCCAGCTTTGCCAATTTGTCTTGGATAATTCGCAGAATGTTCCATTAGTAGCAGTCACACTAGAGACACTACTAAGGTTTTTAAACTGGATACCACTtggatatatttttgaaactaaATTAATAACCACTTTAATATTCAAG TTTTTGAATGTACCAATATTTCGAAACGTCACTTTAAAGTGTCTCACTGAAATCGCAGCTGTCAATGCTACGGTGCCGAATTATGATGATATGTTTGTTGTATTGTTCATCAATACGATGCAGCAGTTGGAGTTGATGCTTGCACTGGATACTAACATACGTGACGCATATGCGCTTGGCCAAGATCAAGAGCAGAATTTTATTCAGAATCTAGCTATGTTTCTTTGTACTTATCTCAAAGAACATGGCGAGCTAATAGAGAGGAAACAATTGAATGATACGCTAGTGAAGTCACTGCATTATCTTGTCCTCATCTCCGAAGTTGAAgaagttgaaatatttaaaatctgtcTGGAGTACTGGAATGGATTAGCCGCCGATTTGTACAAAGAAAATCCCTTTGTGACTTCTTCGCCGCTTTTCATGTCTAAAAACATGACGATACCGCCACGGAGAGTATTTTACGGTCCGGTATTGACAAAAGTACGTTACATTATGATCAGCCGAATGGCCAAGCCCGAAGAAGTGCTTGTTGTGGAAAACGAAAACGGAGAAGTTGTCAGGGAATTTATGAAAGATACCGACTCCATTAATCTCTACAAAAACATGAGAGAAACTCTCGTATATCTTACTCATCTTGATTATGTGGATACTGAGAGAGTAATGACAGagaaattacaaaatcaaGTTAACGGCACAGAATGGTCTTGGAAGAATCTCAATACG TTATGCTGGGCAATAGGCAGTATCTCTGGTGCTATGCACGAAGAGGACGAGAAGCGCTTCTTGGTAACTGTAATCAAGGATTTGCTAGGTTTGTGTGAGCAAAAGAAAGGGAAAGACAACAAAGCGATAATTGCCAGCAATATCATGTATGTTGTTGGCCAATATCCGCGATTTCTCCGAGCCCATTGGAAGTTTCTGAAGACTGttgtaaataaactttttgagTTTATGCATG AAACGCACGATGGTGTGCAAGATATGGCCTgcgatacttttattaaaatagcaCTAAAATGCAGACGACATTTTGTTACTGTACAATTAGGGGAAGCAATGCCATTCATTGAGGAAATTCTTTCTACAATTAGCACCATCATATGCGACCTCCAAACAGAACAA GTACATACATTCTATGAAGCGGTTGGCTATATGATAAGTGCTCAAGCCGATAATGTTGTGCAAGAGCAActgattgaaaaatacatgCTTCTTCCTAACCAAGTTTGGGATGACATTATAAGTCAAGCATCTAAA AATGTGGATGTCTTGAAGGACCAAGAAGCCGTGAAGCAACTTGCCAGCATCTTAAAGACAAATGTTAGAGCATGCAAAGCTCTTGGGCACCCGTACGTGATACAATTAGGGAAAATATACTTAGATATGTTGAATGTTTATAAG gtTATGAGTGAAAATATAAGTGCTGCGATAGCTGTAAATGGTGAGATTGTAATGAAACAGCCTTTAATCAAGAGTATGAGAGTAGTGAAAAAGGAAACGTTGAAATTAATCTCGGATTGGGTGAGCAGAACGAGTGATCATCAAATG GTATTGGAAAACTTTATACCACCATTATTGGACGCCGTCTTGTTGGATTATCAAAAGACGAACGTTCATTGTGCTAGAGAGCCCGAAGTGCTTAGTGCTATGGCCACTATAGTAAACAAACTAGAAGCCCATATCACTAGCGAAGTACCGAAAATCTTTGACGCCGTTTTCGAATGTACTTTAGAAATGATAAACAAAGACTTCGAAGAATTTCCCGAACACAGGACgaacttttttcttcttttacaa gcGGTGAACGTTCATTGTTTCCCCGCGTTTCTTTCAATTCCACCAGCTCAGTTTAAGCTGGTTCTTGACTCAATTATTTGGGCTTTTAAACACACAATGAGGAATGTAGCAGATACAGGATTGCAAATTCTTTatcaacttttattaaatattgaacagCATGAACAAGCCGGTCAAAGTTTCTATCAGACATATTTTACGGATATTCTGCAACATATATTCAGTGTTGTCACGGATACATCACATACAGCTG GACTTACAATGCACGCTACAATTCTCGCTTACATGTTTACACTGATTGAACGTGGGAAAATTCAGGTGCCGCTCGGCCCTGTACCTgataatactttatatatacaagaatTCGTTGCAAGATTGCTTAGAGCAGCCTTTCCGCATTTAACTGATAATCAGATTAAAATAACAGTACAAGGATTGTTTCACCTCAATCACGATATCACTGCGTTTAAAGAGCATCTCAGAGATTTCCTCGTACAAATAAAA GAATATACAGGTGAAGACGATTCCGAACTATATTTGGAGGAGCGAGAAACAGCTTTACGGCTAGCTCAGGAAGAGAAAAGGCGGCAGCAAATGGCTGTACCAGGCATTCTTAATCCTCACGAAATGCCAGAAGAGATGCAGGACTGA
- the Nnp-1 gene encoding ribosomal RNA processing protein 1 homolog: MANRRPRRTRALINERKVHNQPKTNDKIQPVKQKALVLAQEIKITRLLANNDKKVRDKVLKRLKKWLVVRSQSSFEFTKKDFFTLWKGLFYCMWMSDKMLIQEELAESLSKLVHCFNVKNTVVLYTSCALKTLAKEWFGIDQYRLDKFSMLVRRILRQTFVVCKDQLWDIEWVTEISQVFEELLLSPQTGLGFSLHLTEIYLEELAKVSGGNIPTDVVHQFIKPFVVYLTTTKDDRQMKHVNRHIFRYLIFQSDIGLDYMEKFEAWKDAGFPCTHVDNMQKVETSDVEENSDNENEQLENEVQSEVIEKPLDPRAGRVNVELPQIPFDAANIVELLKQYRFHQQSSSKSRRQILRLLVEFQELAKGKMPLGIKRVRKPQVQKGEMSTKQAALRLIEFEKNLKGNESSIDNPKCENNENLNSDVDMDTADSESDTALTTKPNLDNAEVNTAFSKKRKNELIVDKSDDILEPAKKKKKKLKTKPCNTDEKVELKDAHDTDMAHNNLKRKKAKKVQFPNVQSSENVQCTSPSPIFKKGRPKKIDKSVNNTLSKNNVSQNIVLNDTTVTSLKKKLPNKVKKQTNLNNSTEKKKVVFGLSRNSAQHKSEYLQQVRKSPAIPFDANKKPLAGVLKASPIASPLNPFYKIKHSKKT; the protein is encoded by the exons ATGGCAAATAGGAGACCACGTCGCACACGTGCGCTGATAAATGAGAGAAAGGTTCACAATCAGCCAAAGACTAACGATAAAATTCAACCTGTAAAGCAAAAAGCTTTAGTTCTCgcgcaagaaattaaaattacacgatTGTTAGCTAATAATGATAAGAAAGTTCGagataaagtattaaaaagattgaagAAATGGTTAGTAGTACGATCTCAGAGTTCATTTG aattcacaaaaaaagatttttttactttgtggAAGGGcttattttattgcatgtgGATGTCCGACAAAATGTTAATCCAAGAAGAGTTGGCTGAATCACTCAGTAAATTAGTACATTGcttcaatgtaaaaaatactgTTGTACTTTATACCAGCTGTGCATTGAAAACACTTGCTAAAGAATGGTTTGGCATTGATCAATATAGATTAGATAAATTTTCCATG TTAGTTAGAAGAATACTTCGACAAACATTTGTAGTTTGCAAAGATCAATTATGGGACATTGAATGGGTAACAGAAATTTCACAGGTATTTGAGGAACTGCTTTTAAGTCCACAAACTGGCTTGGGTTTCAGCCTGCATTTAACGGAGATATATTTAGAAGAGCTTGCaaag GTTAGTGGTGGAAATATACCGACAGATGTAGTTCATCAGTTTATTAAACCGTTTGTTGTATATCTAACAACAACAAAGGATGACCGACAAATGAAACACGTTAATCGCCATATCTTCAGGTACTTGATATTTCAATCCGATATAGGATTAGATTATATGGAGAAATTTGAAGCTTGGAAAGAT GCTGGTTTTCCTTGTACACATGTGGATAATATGCAAAAAGTAGAGACATCTGACGTGGAAGAAAATTCTGATAACGAAAATGAACAGCTTGAAAACGAGGTGCAAAGTGAAGTGATTGAAAAACCTTTAGATCCAAGAGCTGGTAGAGTCAATGTGGAACTGCCGCAGATACCTTTCGATGCTGCAAATATTGTTGAATTACTTAAACAATATCGTTTTCACCAGCAATCGTCATCAAAATCACGGAGACAAATTTTGAGGCTTCTTGTAGA atTTCAAGAATTAGCAAAGGGAAAGATGCCTCTTGGAATAAAGAGAGTGAGAAAACCACAAGTTCAAAAGGGAGAAATGAGTACAAAGCAGGCTGCATTACGTCTTATTGAATTTGAGAAGAATCTGAAAGGTAATGAATCTTCCATTGATAATCCAAAATGTGAAAACAACGAAAATCTGAATTCTGACGTGGATATGGATACTGCTGACTCAGAAAGTGATACAGCTCTGACTACAAAGCCCAATTTGGACAACGCAGAAGTAAATACAGCGTTTTCTAAAAAACGGAAGAACGAATTAATTGTTGATAAATCTGACGATATACTTGAACCtgcaaagaagaagaagaagaaactgAAAACAAAACCTTGTAACACGGATGAAAAAGTTGAATTGAAAGATGCGCATGATACTGATATGgcacataataatttaaaacgtaagaaagcaaaaaaagtacaatttccAAATGTGCAATCATCTGAAAATGTACAGTGTACTTCACCATCaccaatttttaaaaaaggtcggccaaaaaaaattgataagtcTGTGAACAAtactttatcaaaaaataatgtttcacaAAACATAGTACTAAACGATACCACTGTAACGTCATTGAAAAAg AAATTACCAAATAAGGTTAAAAAACAGACTAATTTGAACAATTCAacagagaagaaaaaagtgGTATTCGGACTTTCCCGAAATTCTGCACAACACAAGTCAGAATATCTTCAACAAGTTCGTAAAAGCCCAGCTATTCCTTTTGATGCAAATAAGAAACCGTTAGCTGGTGTGTTAAAAGCAAGCCCTATAGCAAGTCCATTGAAtccattttacaaaataaaacacagtaaaaagacataa
- the LOC105673608 gene encoding lysocardiolipin acyltransferase 1-like isoform X1 — MGGFLRGTLYCALWYGSIVAGFLFIACPLLPLLLFSPPRFRKCGELLFSCWELYSTALLDVFGVKIYVSGDHISPHESAVLVMNHRTRVDWNFLWAAMYQACMPNVACHKLKFVLKDPIRHIPGPGWIMQMNGFLYITRRWEEDQGRLSRTLDYLITLDSRSQLLIFPEGTDLTKSSKERSDKYAVQQSLQRYDYTLHPKTTGFTYLVQHLQHASYLDAVYDLTIGYPDYIPQSELDLIKGKFPGEVHFHIKRISSADIPMHDSTLRRWLENRWSDKEGILKQFYERKAFSAEIWPTPKMLPLRAAFGFWSILTGLAALLLIVSPIFQLWTLIHAVFFIGLSIFSTGFSQIEMGWYWRWKSFTFRAKRS; from the exons ATGGGCGGATTTTTACGTGGTACATTGTACTGTGCACTGTGGTATGGTAGTATAGTAGCAGGCTTTTTATTTATCGCCTGTCCACTTTTGCCATTGTTGCTATTCAGTCCACCGAGATTTCGAAAATGCGGAGAACTTTTATTCTCGTGCTGGGAACTTTATTCTACC GCCCTGTTGGACGTGTTTGGTGTAAAGATCTATGTGTCTGGCGATCATATATCTCCTCATGAATCGGCCGTGCTCGTGATGAATCACAGGACAAGAGTGGACTGGAACTTCTTATGGGCAGCGATGTATCAAGCGTGTATGCCTAACGTAGCCTgtcataaattgaaatttgttttGAAAGATCCCATACGGCATATTCCTGGTCCAG GATGGATAATGCAAATGAATGGTTTCCTTTATATAACGCGACGCTGGGAAGAGGATCAAGGCCGGTTATCGCGCACCCTTGATTACCTGATCACGTTGGACAGCCGCTCGCAGTTGCTGATATTTCCCGAGGGCACCGATTTGACAAAGAGCAGCAAGGAAAGGTCAGACAAGTACGCCGTGCAGCAAAGTCTACAGCGATACGACTACACTCTGCATCCGAAAACGACGGGCTTCACTTATCTCGTCCAACACCTGCAGCACGCGAGCTATCTCGACGCCGTGTACGATCTGACGATAGGATATCCGGACTACATACCGCAGTCCGAGCTCGATCTGATCAAGGGGAAATTCCCGGGCGAGGTGCACTTCCATATAAAGCGAATATCGTCCGCGGACATACCGATGCACGATTCGACCCTGAGGAGGTGGCTGGAAAACAGATGGTCCGACAAGGAGGGCATACTGAAGCAGTTCTACGAACGGAAGGCGTTCTCCGCCGAAATCTGGCCGACGCCGAAGATGCTACCGTTGCGAGCTGCGTTTGGGTTCTGGAGCATATTGACAG GACTGGCGGCGCTTCTACTCATCGTTTCTCCGATATTCCAACTGTGGACTCTGATTCACGCGGTGTTTTTCATTGGACTGTCGATTTTCAGTACCGGTTTCAGTCAGATCGAGATGGGATGGTATTGGCGCTGGAAAAGTTTTACCTTTCGGGCAAAACGTAGTTAA
- the LOC105673608 gene encoding lysocardiolipin acyltransferase 1-like isoform X2, translating into MGGFLRGTLYCALWYGSIVAGFLFIACPLLPLLLFSPPRFRKCGELLFSCWELYSTALLDVFGVKIYVSGDHISPHESAVLVMNHRTRVDWNFLWAAMYQACMPNVACHKLKFVLKDPIRHIPGPEDQGRLSRTLDYLITLDSRSQLLIFPEGTDLTKSSKERSDKYAVQQSLQRYDYTLHPKTTGFTYLVQHLQHASYLDAVYDLTIGYPDYIPQSELDLIKGKFPGEVHFHIKRISSADIPMHDSTLRRWLENRWSDKEGILKQFYERKAFSAEIWPTPKMLPLRAAFGFWSILTGLAALLLIVSPIFQLWTLIHAVFFIGLSIFSTGFSQIEMGWYWRWKSFTFRAKRS; encoded by the exons ATGGGCGGATTTTTACGTGGTACATTGTACTGTGCACTGTGGTATGGTAGTATAGTAGCAGGCTTTTTATTTATCGCCTGTCCACTTTTGCCATTGTTGCTATTCAGTCCACCGAGATTTCGAAAATGCGGAGAACTTTTATTCTCGTGCTGGGAACTTTATTCTACC GCCCTGTTGGACGTGTTTGGTGTAAAGATCTATGTGTCTGGCGATCATATATCTCCTCATGAATCGGCCGTGCTCGTGATGAATCACAGGACAAGAGTGGACTGGAACTTCTTATGGGCAGCGATGTATCAAGCGTGTATGCCTAACGTAGCCTgtcataaattgaaatttgttttGAAAGATCCCATACGGCATATTCCTGGTCCAG AGGATCAAGGCCGGTTATCGCGCACCCTTGATTACCTGATCACGTTGGACAGCCGCTCGCAGTTGCTGATATTTCCCGAGGGCACCGATTTGACAAAGAGCAGCAAGGAAAGGTCAGACAAGTACGCCGTGCAGCAAAGTCTACAGCGATACGACTACACTCTGCATCCGAAAACGACGGGCTTCACTTATCTCGTCCAACACCTGCAGCACGCGAGCTATCTCGACGCCGTGTACGATCTGACGATAGGATATCCGGACTACATACCGCAGTCCGAGCTCGATCTGATCAAGGGGAAATTCCCGGGCGAGGTGCACTTCCATATAAAGCGAATATCGTCCGCGGACATACCGATGCACGATTCGACCCTGAGGAGGTGGCTGGAAAACAGATGGTCCGACAAGGAGGGCATACTGAAGCAGTTCTACGAACGGAAGGCGTTCTCCGCCGAAATCTGGCCGACGCCGAAGATGCTACCGTTGCGAGCTGCGTTTGGGTTCTGGAGCATATTGACAG GACTGGCGGCGCTTCTACTCATCGTTTCTCCGATATTCCAACTGTGGACTCTGATTCACGCGGTGTTTTTCATTGGACTGTCGATTTTCAGTACCGGTTTCAGTCAGATCGAGATGGGATGGTATTGGCGCTGGAAAAGTTTTACCTTTCGGGCAAAACGTAGTTAA
- the LOC105673622 gene encoding regulator of microtubule dynamics protein 1-like: MSQQLQTHLIAAAIGATIGVISAASIFIYQKVLEKRQHSMKNAHLDEVDRRLAELQEELERLRVQQNQQRRKKKKQLNRKNDNDNTLAVTDDTDVYSTAGTDIGEDEFFDCSDSENGISDIENRTIEATCLGLDLAIFDLHYQQDGYEKDDYFELRNLADTYPDNVDVIWRYARSCYKYSEYCTTDPDVQKAALDAGIKACEKLLTVSNADLHKWCAILVGVYGDFLPVTEKIKNGYRFKELVLEALEISPHDSDLHYLLGRFKYEVANLSWIERKVAATLFSEPPSASYEDAIDSFQKVEKYSVDVNLENRLFLSKCYIALSEYEQACNWLEKTCDSPVTSKDDEKTQNNARELLTKYSKYRQ; the protein is encoded by the exons ATGAGTCAACAATTGCAGACTCACTTAATTGCTGCTGCTATTGGGGCAACTATTGGCGTTATAAGTGCAgctagtatttttatttatcagaaaGTCTTAGAGAAACGACAACATTCTATGAAAAATGCTCATCTTGATGAAGTGGATCGCCGTCTAGCTGAGCTGCAAGAAGAATTAGAAAGACTGag AGTGCAGCAAAATCAAcagaggaggaagaagaagaagcagcTTAATCGTAAAAATGACAATGATAATACATTAGCTGTAACAGATGATACAGATGTCTATTCAACAGCTGGTACAGATATCGGCGAGGATGAATTCTTTGATTGCTCAGATAGTGAAAATGGCATTAGCGATATTGAAAACAG GACAATTGAAGCCACCTGCCTTGGATTAGACCTTGCCATCTTCGATTTACATTATCAACAAGATGGATACGAAAAAGATGATTACTTTGAACTACGAAATCTCGCAGACACTTATCCGGATAATGTAGATGTAATTTGGAGATATGCCAGAAGTTGTTACAAATATTCAGAATATTGTACCACTGATCCAGATGTACAAAAAGCTGCTCTCGATGCAG GAATTAAAGCCTGCGAGAAACTTCTTACTGTATCAAACGCAGATTTGCACAAATGGTGCGCTATACTTGTAGGTGTATATGGCGATTTTTTGCCAGTaacagagaaaataaaaaacggtTACCGCTTCAAGGAACTTGTATTGGAAGCCTTGGAGATAAGTCCGCATGACTCTGACTTACATTATCTACTCGGTAGATTCAAATACGAGGTGGCTAACTTAAGTTGGATAGAGAGAAAG gtTGCTGCAACATTATTCTCGGAGCCACCAAGTGCCTCGTACGAAGACGCAATCGATAGTTTCCaaaaagtggaaaaatatTCAGTTGATGTGAACTTAGAAAATCGACTGTTTCTCAGTAAATGTTATATAGCACTGAGCGAGTATGAACAGGCTTGCAACTGGCTAGAAAAAACTTGTGATTCGCCAGTCACAAGCAAAGATGAtgaaaaaacacaaaataatgcTCGTGAACTCCTTActaaatattcgaaatatcGTCAGTAG
- the Vps2 gene encoding charged multivesicular body protein 2a, with protein MEWLFGKRITPEEMLRKNQRALNKAMRDLDREKVRMEQQEKKIIADIKKLAKDGQMDAVKIMAKDLVRTRRYIKKFMLMKANIQAVSLKIQTLRSQNTMAQAMKGVTKAMQNMNKQLNLPQIQKILQEFEKQSEIMDMKEEIMNDAIDDAMEDEGDEEESDAVVAQVLDELGLQLTDQLSGLPQASGSLSVAGSKQPVAAAAGGEEGGNLADADADLQARLENLRRE; from the exons ATGGAGTGGTTATTCGGTAAGCGTATCACCCCTGAGGAAATGCTCAGAAAAAATCAAAGAGCATTGAACAAAGCGATGCGGGACTTAGATAGAGAGAAAGTAAGAATGGAGCAAcaggaaaagaaaattatagctgatataaaaaagCTTGCAAAGGATGGACAAATG GATGCTGTAAAAATTATGGCTAAAGATCTAGTTAGAACAAGGCGCTACATCAAGAAGTTTATGTTGATGAAAGCAAACATTCAAGCAGTGTCCTTAAAAATACAGACTCTACGTTCTCAGAACACGATGGCACAAGCCATGAAAGGAGTGACAAAGGCTATGCAAAATATGAACAA ACAATTAAACTTACCacaaatacagaaaatattgcaagaaTTTGAAAAGCAATCAGAGATAATGGATATGAAAGAGGAAATTATGAATGATGCAATAGATGATGCGATGGAAGATGAAGGGGATGAAGAAGAAAG tgATGCCGTCGTCGCTCAGGTATTGGACGAATTGGGTCTACAATTGACAGATCAACTCTCTGGATTACCACAAGCATCCGGATCGTTAAGTGTAGCCGGTTCGAAGCAGCCAGTTGCTGCTGCAGCTGGTGGTGAAGAAGGAGGCAATCTCGCTGATGCTGACGCAGATCTACAAGCTAGGCTTGAGAATTTGCGACGCGAatga